In Capillimicrobium parvum, a genomic segment contains:
- a CDS encoding APC family permease has product MSWWDGFVVALANPGFLIAALGSSIGALGTAGAFALWTISITLGAMQNNIHAELACMFPNKSGGIALYAHEAWRKYLTVIGPLATFGYWIGWSVVLSINGLVAGTLIQAEWFSSTTWSTSGAGFDLDLAIILGVALIAIVWLFNVFGVRPAVWFGYVTGGLLLIPTAVLMFLPYITGDFHGSNLQWNIGANGGFPLAITWLYFMCWSAYGIEVVATFAPEFHDTERDTAKALRVSALFCVAVYALVPLGLGGTLGTEAVANDSTFIAFYTQAFDILVGNALGNVMIFCLVAGLVLSMNTATMDGSRALYGIAKDGMTIKQFGTLNRFHVPGVAMTLDALLNIFLITFFGSVLEILAVSNVGYVFATCTALGGFLLLRKDRPNWPRPVRLPNYWVPLGAFLFAANLLFLVGGGFIWSGGFLGITGYGYGWDKTRIGLLVLVAALLLYVFRHVVQDKLPMKWREQIPQTPEEERAHRELATAPTAPV; this is encoded by the coding sequence ATGTCATGGTGGGACGGGTTCGTGGTGGCCTTGGCCAACCCGGGCTTTCTCATCGCCGCGCTCGGCAGCTCGATCGGCGCTCTCGGCACGGCCGGCGCCTTCGCCCTGTGGACGATCTCGATCACGCTCGGCGCGATGCAGAACAACATCCACGCCGAACTGGCGTGCATGTTCCCGAACAAGTCGGGCGGCATCGCCCTCTACGCCCATGAGGCGTGGCGGAAGTACCTGACGGTCATCGGTCCGCTGGCCACGTTCGGCTACTGGATCGGCTGGTCGGTCGTCCTCTCGATCAACGGCCTCGTGGCCGGCACGCTGATCCAGGCGGAGTGGTTCTCCTCCACGACGTGGTCGACCAGCGGCGCCGGGTTCGACCTCGACCTGGCCATCATCCTCGGCGTCGCCCTCATCGCGATCGTCTGGCTGTTCAACGTGTTCGGGGTCCGGCCGGCGGTGTGGTTCGGCTACGTCACCGGCGGTCTGCTGCTGATCCCGACCGCCGTGCTCATGTTCCTGCCGTACATCACCGGCGACTTCCACGGCAGCAACCTCCAGTGGAACATCGGGGCCAACGGCGGCTTCCCGCTCGCCATCACCTGGCTGTACTTCATGTGCTGGTCGGCGTACGGCATCGAGGTGGTCGCGACGTTCGCGCCCGAGTTCCACGACACCGAGCGCGACACCGCGAAGGCGCTGCGCGTCTCTGCGCTGTTCTGCGTCGCGGTGTATGCGCTCGTGCCGCTCGGGCTGGGCGGCACGCTCGGCACGGAGGCGGTCGCCAACGACTCGACGTTCATCGCCTTCTACACGCAGGCGTTCGACATCCTCGTCGGCAACGCGCTGGGCAACGTGATGATCTTCTGCCTTGTCGCGGGGCTGGTGCTGTCCATGAACACAGCGACCATGGACGGCTCGAGAGCCTTGTATGGCATAGCCAAGGACGGGATGACGATCAAACAGTTCGGCACGCTCAACCGATTCCACGTGCCGGGCGTGGCGATGACGCTGGACGCCCTGCTGAACATCTTCCTCATCACGTTCTTCGGAAGCGTGCTGGAGATCCTGGCGGTCAGCAACGTCGGCTACGTGTTCGCTACCTGTACCGCGCTCGGTGGGTTCCTGCTGTTGCGCAAGGACCGGCCGAACTGGCCACGACCGGTGCGGCTGCCCAACTACTGGGTGCCGCTCGGCGCTTTCCTGTTCGCCGCGAACCTCCTGTTCCTCGTGGGCGGCGGGTTCATCTGGTCCGGCGGGTTCCTGGGGATCACGGGGTATGGCTACGGCTGGGACAAGACGCGCATCGGCCTCCTGGTCCTCGTCGCCGCGCTGCTGCTCTACGTGTTCCGGCACGTCGTGCAGGACAAGCTGCCGATGAAGTGGCGCGAGCAGATTCCTCAGACGCCCGAGGAGGAGCGCGCGCACCGCGAGCTGGCGACGGCGCCGACGGCGCCCGTCTAG
- a CDS encoding universal stress protein, which translates to MIGVRHGQAQQPASSRDGVRPVLLATMSVRIDPAAERMATETALETGAHVVIVNLVRLPLYGTSLVLHGPDGAVLPHEDERDEVRAAAQRLADRGVDVELLRVFSTRPVRALSELVHERDIGLVVIGPDASRVRRGLVRRLVRAVQGADCLVWIAPDGFCT; encoded by the coding sequence GTGATCGGTGTCCGTCACGGACAGGCGCAGCAGCCGGCGTCGAGCCGCGACGGAGTGCGCCCCGTCCTTCTGGCGACCATGTCGGTCCGCATCGATCCGGCGGCCGAGCGGATGGCGACGGAGACCGCACTGGAGACCGGCGCGCACGTCGTGATCGTCAACCTCGTGCGGTTGCCGCTGTACGGCACCTCGCTCGTGCTGCACGGCCCCGACGGTGCGGTGCTGCCGCACGAGGACGAACGCGACGAGGTCCGGGCGGCGGCGCAGCGCCTCGCCGACCGCGGGGTCGACGTCGAGCTGCTGCGCGTGTTCAGCACCCGGCCGGTGCGCGCGCTGTCCGAGCTCGTCCACGAGCGCGACATCGGTCTCGTGGTCATCGGGCCCGACGCCTCGCGGGTGCGCCGGGGCCTCGTCCGGCGCCTGGTCCGTGCGGTCCAGGGGGCCGACTGTCTAGTGTGGATCGCGCCGGACGGATTCTGCACCTGA
- a CDS encoding class II glutamine amidotransferase domain-containing protein: protein MCGIAGIIYRDGMRPIGRDMTRMLQSMKHRGPDSTGFALYGPPQHEAWIMRVKLADANTPRDFDFAQRLTRDRREVERRVQAMGARLHETTNGHHPYALTLTFDYDGDLKPLADRVEDVSRDAEVLSLGRSLEIIKDLGDAETVSSDYHLGSFEGSHAIGHVRMATESDVDISGAHPYWAYPFSDVAVVHNGQLTNYFEWRRRLERSGHRFQSECDSEVIAVYLAEKMAEGRSLEDAMRDSLEELDGVFTYICVTEDALGMAKDELAAKPLVLYESDDLVALASEEIAIREIVDHEIDTYDPFEGEVMVWSR from the coding sequence ATGTGCGGGATCGCGGGGATCATCTATCGCGACGGGATGCGGCCGATCGGGCGCGACATGACCCGGATGCTGCAGTCCATGAAGCACCGCGGGCCGGACTCCACCGGCTTCGCGCTCTACGGGCCGCCGCAGCACGAGGCGTGGATCATGCGCGTCAAGCTGGCCGACGCCAACACGCCGCGCGACTTCGACTTCGCGCAGCGCCTGACGCGCGACCGCCGCGAGGTGGAGCGCCGGGTGCAGGCGATGGGGGCCCGGCTGCACGAGACGACGAACGGGCATCACCCGTACGCGCTGACGCTGACGTTCGACTACGACGGCGACCTCAAGCCGCTCGCCGACCGCGTCGAGGACGTCAGCCGCGACGCCGAGGTGCTGTCGCTCGGCCGGTCGCTGGAGATCATCAAGGACCTCGGCGACGCGGAGACCGTCTCCTCGGACTACCACCTCGGCTCGTTCGAGGGCAGCCACGCCATCGGGCACGTGCGGATGGCGACCGAGTCCGACGTCGACATCTCCGGCGCGCACCCGTACTGGGCGTACCCGTTCTCCGACGTCGCGGTGGTCCACAACGGCCAGCTGACGAACTACTTCGAGTGGCGCCGGCGCCTCGAGCGCAGCGGCCATCGCTTCCAGTCCGAGTGCGACTCGGAGGTCATCGCCGTCTACCTGGCGGAGAAGATGGCGGAGGGCCGCTCGCTGGAGGACGCGATGCGCGACAGCCTCGAGGAGCTCGACGGCGTGTTCACGTACATCTGCGTCACCGAGGACGCGCTCGGCATGGCCAAGGACGAGCTCGCGGCCAAGCCGCTCGTGCTCTACGAGTCCGACGACCTCGTCGCGCTGGCCTCCGAGGAGATCGCGATCCGCGAGATCGTCGACCACGAGATCGACACGTACGACCCGTTCGAGGGGGAGGTGATGGTGTGGAGTCGGTGA
- a CDS encoding diacylglycerol/lipid kinase family protein, with product MKVAVVAHAGKTFGGGLPELRRVLEANGVTDPFWAEVPKSKKAPEQVRRAVEDGAELIFSWGGDGMARRCIGELAGTPASLAVLPAGTSNLLATNLGIPRDIEAAVAIGLHGERRPLDVGRFNDERFAVMAGAGFDAAMIRDADGLKDRMGRVAYMWSGSRNIRSESFEAKIKVDGVPWYDGPASCVLLGNVGALFGGVQVFPDARPDDGQLELGIVTADNVVQWTRTIARTVSGDPSRSPFVRTTRAHKVKVTLDRPVLYELDGGDRRKVSSFKVKVEPGALRICVPSPAQARVAA from the coding sequence ATGAAGGTCGCGGTGGTGGCCCACGCGGGCAAGACGTTCGGCGGCGGCCTGCCCGAGCTGCGTCGCGTGCTCGAGGCCAACGGAGTGACGGATCCGTTCTGGGCCGAGGTGCCCAAGAGCAAGAAGGCCCCGGAGCAGGTGCGCCGGGCGGTGGAGGACGGCGCCGAGCTGATCTTCTCCTGGGGCGGCGACGGGATGGCCCGCCGCTGCATCGGCGAGCTCGCCGGAACGCCGGCGAGCCTGGCGGTCCTTCCGGCCGGCACGTCCAACCTGCTGGCCACGAACCTCGGCATCCCGCGCGACATCGAGGCGGCGGTGGCGATCGGCCTGCACGGCGAGCGGCGCCCGCTGGACGTCGGGCGCTTCAACGACGAGCGGTTCGCGGTGATGGCCGGCGCCGGCTTCGACGCGGCGATGATTCGCGACGCCGACGGCCTGAAGGACCGCATGGGCCGTGTCGCCTACATGTGGAGCGGCTCCCGGAACATCCGCTCGGAGAGCTTCGAGGCGAAGATCAAGGTCGACGGCGTCCCGTGGTACGACGGGCCGGCGAGCTGCGTCCTGCTCGGCAACGTCGGCGCGCTCTTCGGCGGTGTGCAGGTGTTCCCCGACGCGCGGCCCGACGACGGTCAGCTCGAGCTCGGGATCGTCACGGCGGACAACGTCGTGCAGTGGACGCGCACGATCGCGCGGACGGTGTCCGGCGATCCGAGCCGGTCACCGTTCGTGCGCACGACGCGCGCCCACAAGGTGAAGGTGACGCTCGATCGCCCCGTGCTCTACGAGCTCGACGGCGGCGACCGGCGCAAGGTCAGCTCGTTCAAGGTCAAGGTGGAGCCCGGCGCCCTGCGGATCTGCGTGCCCTCACCGGCGCAGGCCCGGGTCGCGGCGTAA
- a CDS encoding GntR family transcriptional regulator, whose amino-acid sequence MSAQRGSQRPSLVDTAEVALRNWLAPGRHRSGDRLPPEHDLAEMLGISRGTLRAALLRLEGTGEIVRRQGSGTFVGRVGRRSALDEGLERLEPYSSIARGRGTKLTVEDLGIERTGASAEAAQRLSIEPGSEVIEISRVLLADGRPSARMVDTLGPQVDVPSDAKLRRALKQGTMVLDILLGRGVPIAYATTHILPRMVTAREPLGRHLGIDRTTAVLDLEEVFHVTTGEVVYFSRDIFAPGGLDLHVLRWLEAARPEQVNARGPGRVARTRIKA is encoded by the coding sequence ATGAGCGCCCAGCGCGGGTCACAGCGCCCGTCACTCGTCGACACCGCGGAGGTCGCGCTGCGCAACTGGCTGGCCCCCGGGCGCCACCGCTCGGGCGACCGGCTGCCGCCCGAGCACGACCTCGCGGAGATGCTCGGCATCTCGCGCGGGACGCTGCGCGCGGCCCTGCTGCGGCTCGAGGGCACGGGCGAGATCGTGCGCCGCCAGGGCAGCGGGACGTTCGTCGGCCGCGTCGGGCGCCGCAGTGCGCTCGACGAGGGCCTCGAGCGCCTGGAGCCCTACTCGTCCATCGCCCGCGGCCGCGGCACGAAGCTCACCGTCGAGGACCTCGGCATCGAGCGCACGGGGGCGTCGGCGGAGGCGGCGCAGCGGCTGTCGATCGAGCCGGGGAGCGAGGTCATCGAGATCTCGCGCGTCCTGCTCGCCGACGGGCGTCCCTCGGCGCGGATGGTCGACACGCTGGGCCCCCAGGTCGACGTGCCGTCCGACGCCAAGCTGCGCAGGGCGCTCAAGCAGGGCACCATGGTGCTCGACATCCTGCTCGGCCGCGGGGTGCCGATCGCCTACGCGACGACCCACATCCTGCCCCGGATGGTGACGGCGCGCGAGCCGCTGGGCCGCCACCTCGGCATCGACCGCACGACCGCCGTGCTCGACCTCGAGGAGGTCTTCCACGTCACGACGGGCGAGGTCGTCTACTTCTCGCGCGACATCTTCGCCCCGGGCGGCCTCGACCTCCACGTGCTCCGCTGGCTCGAGGCGGCGCGGCCGGAGCAGGTCAACGCCCGCGGGCCCGGGCGCGTCGCGCGCACGAGGATCAAGGCCTGA
- a CDS encoding PEP/pyruvate-binding domain-containing protein, whose translation MSDGFAHTRTLAELRAEDDGVFGGKSASLGELIAGGVPVPPGFALATSAFTACIEAAGLREHVDAALASVDPDDVDAAQATARELTAAVSGAHVPDEVRDEIARRYADLAAATGLDEPPVAVRSSALGEDSADAAFAGQQETYLWVRGADGIADAVRDCWASLYSAPALTYRARLGDAARDPAMGVTVQLMVDAEVSGVAFTCNPVSGDPSMIAINASWGLGLGVVGGDVTPDEYLVSKVTKEVVRRTIAPKTIEYRPAPGGTGTEVADVEPERADAPALDDERLRHLAGVARGIERSAGCQQDIEWAIARTGGFPDNLYVLQARPVTATGKGARPEGPKGVSAMSLIMSTFGADAGQKR comes from the coding sequence ATGAGCGACGGCTTCGCCCACACGCGGACGCTCGCGGAGCTGCGCGCCGAGGACGACGGCGTCTTCGGCGGCAAGAGCGCCAGCCTGGGCGAGTTGATCGCCGGCGGCGTGCCGGTGCCGCCCGGCTTCGCGCTGGCCACGTCGGCGTTCACCGCCTGCATCGAGGCAGCGGGGCTGCGCGAGCACGTCGACGCCGCGCTGGCCTCGGTGGATCCCGACGACGTCGACGCCGCACAGGCGACCGCACGCGAGCTGACCGCCGCCGTGTCCGGTGCGCACGTGCCGGATGAGGTCCGCGACGAGATCGCCCGCCGCTACGCCGACCTCGCCGCCGCCACGGGCCTCGACGAGCCGCCGGTCGCCGTGCGCTCGAGCGCGTTGGGCGAGGACAGCGCCGACGCGGCGTTCGCCGGCCAGCAGGAGACGTACCTGTGGGTGCGCGGCGCGGACGGCATCGCCGACGCCGTCCGCGACTGCTGGGCGAGCCTCTACAGCGCGCCCGCGCTGACCTACCGCGCCCGCCTGGGCGACGCCGCGCGCGACCCGGCGATGGGCGTCACCGTCCAGCTCATGGTCGACGCCGAGGTCTCCGGCGTCGCCTTCACCTGCAACCCGGTCTCCGGCGACCCGAGCATGATCGCGATCAACGCCAGCTGGGGCCTCGGGCTCGGCGTGGTCGGCGGCGACGTGACGCCCGACGAGTACCTCGTCAGCAAGGTCACCAAGGAGGTCGTGCGCCGGACGATCGCCCCGAAGACGATCGAGTACCGGCCGGCCCCCGGAGGAACCGGGACCGAGGTCGCCGACGTCGAGCCCGAGCGGGCCGACGCGCCCGCGCTCGACGACGAGCGCCTGCGCCACCTCGCCGGCGTCGCGCGCGGCATCGAGCGCTCCGCCGGCTGCCAGCAGGACATCGAGTGGGCGATCGCCCGCACCGGCGGCTTCCCGGACAACCTCTACGTCCTGCAGGCGCGCCCCGTCACCGCCACGGGCAAGGGGGCGCGGCCCGAGGGGCCCAAGGGCGTCTCGGCGATGTCGCTGATCATGTCGACGTTCGGCGCCGACGCCGGCCAGAAGCGCTAG
- a CDS encoding PEP-utilizing enzyme, which yields MAATTDALGAFPSPFSIATPDGCQGWEEMYPYYSLFTAQRPADEDRLWFWNSMHFPVPMPPFDVTSIDTPYQAAGAWQHRAFRTPPAMGIDYRIINGYVYISVNGVDDPELIAERARFFQERAGHYFGNWDALYADWRTRMEKLIAHISDLPVPKLPEYEDDDVIFGDRPPTYLGVLDAYRTALSANEQMWSNHFEFLLLGYGAYLTFSEFCKAHLPDIPDQHISQMIAGIDVLLFRPDAELRRLARIAVDTGVEGAFVEGRTPAEVDAELQSTGAGRRWLEELEAIKDPWFNMATGDGLYHYFRSWYDDPSIPYASIKGHIDAIHAGHDVERPTEQLEAERDRLAEEYASLLDDDARQPFQELLQLSRGVFPYVEEHKFYADYWFLTRFYNKIREFGALLAEHGWLEDGEDIFMLSRHEAHEALEELCLMWATGGPPLGPQHWPPIVTRRRELLKRLEEWTPPPALGAMPEAVNDPLAVMLWGITPSRLQEWAQGEGDGTTIIGAAASAGEVEGIARVLRDHAEIADVRDGDILVCTITSPAWAPIFPKIKATVTDIGGVMSHAAIVCREYGKPAVVGTGRATAQIRTGMRIRVNGSTGVVTILDGAP from the coding sequence ATGGCCGCCACGACCGACGCACTGGGAGCGTTCCCCAGCCCGTTCTCGATCGCCACCCCGGATGGGTGCCAGGGCTGGGAGGAGATGTATCCGTACTACTCGCTCTTCACGGCGCAGCGGCCGGCTGACGAGGACCGCCTCTGGTTCTGGAACTCCATGCACTTCCCCGTGCCGATGCCGCCGTTCGACGTGACGTCGATCGACACGCCCTACCAGGCCGCCGGCGCCTGGCAGCACCGCGCGTTCCGCACGCCGCCCGCCATGGGCATCGACTACCGGATCATCAACGGCTACGTCTACATCTCGGTCAACGGCGTCGACGATCCGGAGCTCATCGCCGAGCGCGCCCGGTTCTTCCAGGAGCGCGCGGGCCACTACTTCGGAAACTGGGACGCCCTCTATGCCGACTGGCGCACGCGGATGGAGAAGCTGATCGCGCACATCAGCGACCTTCCCGTCCCGAAGCTGCCCGAGTACGAGGACGACGACGTCATCTTCGGCGACCGGCCGCCGACGTACCTCGGCGTCCTCGACGCCTACCGCACCGCGCTCAGCGCGAACGAGCAGATGTGGTCGAACCACTTCGAGTTCCTGCTGCTCGGCTACGGGGCCTACCTGACGTTCTCGGAGTTCTGCAAGGCCCACCTCCCCGACATCCCCGACCAGCACATCTCGCAGATGATCGCCGGCATCGACGTGCTCCTGTTCCGGCCGGACGCCGAGCTGCGCCGCCTGGCCCGGATCGCGGTCGACACCGGCGTGGAGGGCGCGTTCGTCGAGGGCCGCACACCGGCCGAGGTCGACGCCGAGCTGCAGAGCACCGGCGCGGGCCGCCGATGGCTCGAGGAGCTCGAGGCCATCAAGGATCCGTGGTTCAACATGGCCACCGGCGACGGCCTCTACCACTACTTCCGCAGCTGGTACGACGACCCCAGCATCCCGTACGCCTCGATCAAGGGACACATCGACGCGATCCACGCCGGCCACGACGTCGAGCGCCCGACCGAGCAGCTCGAGGCCGAGCGCGACCGTCTCGCCGAGGAGTACGCCTCCCTGCTTGACGACGACGCACGCCAGCCGTTCCAGGAGCTCCTGCAGCTGTCGCGCGGCGTCTTCCCGTACGTCGAGGAGCACAAGTTCTACGCCGACTACTGGTTCCTCACCCGCTTCTACAACAAGATCCGCGAGTTCGGCGCGCTGCTGGCCGAGCACGGCTGGCTCGAGGACGGCGAGGACATCTTCATGCTCTCGCGCCACGAGGCGCACGAAGCGCTCGAGGAGCTGTGCCTCATGTGGGCGACCGGCGGCCCGCCGCTCGGCCCGCAGCACTGGCCGCCGATCGTGACCCGCCGCCGCGAGCTGCTCAAGCGCCTGGAGGAGTGGACCCCGCCGCCCGCGCTCGGTGCGATGCCGGAGGCCGTCAACGACCCCCTCGCGGTGATGCTCTGGGGCATCACGCCCAGCCGCCTGCAGGAGTGGGCCCAGGGCGAGGGCGACGGCACCACGATCATCGGGGCCGCCGCGTCCGCCGGGGAGGTCGAAGGCATCGCACGAGTGCTGCGCGATCACGCCGAGATCGCCGACGTCCGCGACGGCGACATCCTCGTCTGCACGATCACGTCGCCGGCCTGGGCGCCGATCTTCCCGAAGATCAAGGCGACCGTGACCGACATCGGCGGCGTCATGTCGCACGCGGCGATCGTCTGCCGCGAGTACGGCAAGCCCGCGGTGGTCGGCACCGGCCGCGCGACCGCGCAGATCCGCACCGGGATGCGCATCCGCGTCAACGGCAGCACGGGCGTGGTGACCATCCTCGACGGGGCGCCATGA
- a CDS encoding glutamine synthetase family protein: MATEAEPYTLDPMPEFGGTVASVLASDRVAPAPPTLEEARNAPGRRERIEALTRLIEERGIRYVFFQQVSITGRVMGKGVVSSFFPQVAEKGYQLVYGATANLFTDRYGNYIGFDPHESELAAVADLDTFAVLPWDERVARVYCDCYDTETGELLDADPRQNLKRIAHDFEQELDCEFLIGIEPEMMWLRKPEAGQVPEGVTKPYCYHIHQFEELRPVLLDVVEYGQKLGLDMSYGDHEDAPGQLELNFRFDRPCRTADNITTYRQVCAAVGRKHDLLPTFMPKPFTGVAANGHHHHFTLMDRDGNNVFHDPSGPAQLSQIARHFLGGMLDHFPALMCVGNPTVNSYCRMWDTGFWAPIYKNWGWQNRTTTVRVASGGRFEYRGVDSSCNPYLTVASLLRAGLDGIRREVDPGPPQEGNTYELLAGGADIEKVPDSLGAALEALAADEVVRSAMPGRLYKVFNHYKRDEWERYLAAVTDWERDEYLEVLP, from the coding sequence ATGGCCACTGAGGCGGAGCCGTACACGCTCGACCCGATGCCCGAGTTCGGCGGCACCGTCGCGAGCGTGCTCGCCAGCGACCGCGTCGCCCCGGCCCCCCCGACGCTCGAGGAGGCCCGCAACGCGCCCGGCCGCCGCGAGAGGATCGAGGCGCTCACGCGACTGATCGAGGAGCGCGGCATCCGCTACGTCTTCTTCCAGCAGGTCTCGATCACGGGCCGCGTCATGGGCAAGGGCGTCGTCTCGTCCTTCTTCCCGCAGGTCGCCGAGAAGGGCTACCAGCTCGTCTACGGCGCCACGGCCAACCTCTTCACCGACCGCTACGGCAACTACATCGGCTTCGACCCGCACGAGTCCGAGCTGGCCGCGGTCGCCGACCTCGACACGTTCGCCGTCCTGCCGTGGGACGAGCGCGTCGCCCGCGTGTACTGCGACTGCTACGACACGGAGACCGGCGAGCTGCTCGACGCCGACCCGCGCCAGAACCTCAAGCGCATCGCCCACGACTTCGAGCAGGAGCTCGACTGCGAGTTCCTCATCGGGATCGAGCCCGAGATGATGTGGCTCAGGAAGCCGGAGGCCGGCCAGGTCCCCGAGGGCGTCACCAAGCCCTACTGCTACCACATCCACCAGTTCGAGGAGCTCCGTCCGGTGCTGCTCGACGTCGTCGAGTACGGCCAGAAGCTCGGCCTCGACATGAGCTACGGCGACCACGAGGACGCTCCCGGCCAGCTCGAGCTGAACTTCCGCTTCGACCGGCCGTGCCGCACCGCCGACAACATCACGACGTACCGCCAGGTCTGCGCCGCGGTGGGCCGCAAGCACGATCTGCTGCCGACCTTCATGCCCAAGCCGTTCACGGGCGTGGCGGCCAACGGCCACCACCATCACTTCACGCTGATGGACCGCGACGGCAACAACGTCTTCCACGACCCGTCCGGCCCGGCGCAGCTCTCGCAGATCGCCCGGCACTTCCTCGGCGGCATGCTCGACCACTTCCCGGCGCTGATGTGCGTCGGCAACCCGACCGTGAACTCGTACTGCCGGATGTGGGACACCGGCTTCTGGGCCCCGATCTACAAGAACTGGGGCTGGCAGAACCGCACCACGACGGTGCGCGTGGCGTCCGGCGGGCGCTTCGAGTACCGCGGCGTCGACTCGTCGTGCAACCCGTACCTGACGGTGGCGTCGCTGCTGCGCGCCGGCCTCGACGGCATCCGCCGCGAGGTGGATCCGGGGCCGCCGCAGGAGGGCAACACGTACGAGCTGCTCGCCGGGGGCGCGGACATCGAGAAGGTGCCCGACAGCCTCGGCGCGGCGCTGGAGGCGCTGGCCGCCGACGAGGTCGTGCGCAGCGCGATGCCGGGCCGGCTCTACAAGGTCTTCAACCACTACAAGCGCGACGAATGGGAGCGCTACCTCGCCGCGGTCACCGACTGGGAGCGCGACGAGTACCTGGAGGTGCTGCCGTGA
- a CDS encoding DUF1206 domain-containing protein: protein MAFNMATGSRPAREARGAGETVARQPAFEWLARAGLVSRGVVYGIIGVLAVKLALGDGGKATNQQGALRTIVEQPFGKVLLVVVAIGLAGYALWRLVRAAIGHGPEASDSGFDRLSGLASGIAYGALLVTAIGILAGSGGGSGHPDKATAGVLDWTGGQVIVVLAGLVMIGVGAYQGYKGVSRNFLEDSKTERMTPETERAFTVLGVVGHLARMVVFVLIGWFLIRAAIDFDPNKAVGLDGALAKLAHNSYGPVLLGIVAAGLIAFGCYSLADARYRRI from the coding sequence ATGGCGTTCAACATGGCAACGGGATCGCGGCCGGCCCGCGAGGCGCGCGGCGCCGGCGAGACCGTCGCGCGCCAGCCCGCGTTCGAATGGCTCGCGCGGGCGGGACTCGTCTCGCGCGGGGTGGTCTACGGGATCATCGGGGTGCTGGCGGTCAAGCTGGCGCTCGGCGACGGCGGCAAGGCCACCAACCAGCAGGGCGCGCTGAGGACGATCGTCGAGCAGCCGTTCGGCAAGGTGCTGCTCGTCGTGGTGGCGATCGGGCTCGCCGGCTACGCGCTGTGGCGGCTCGTCCGCGCGGCGATCGGCCATGGCCCCGAGGCCAGCGACAGCGGCTTCGACCGTCTGTCGGGCCTGGCCAGCGGGATCGCGTACGGCGCGCTGCTCGTCACGGCGATCGGCATCCTCGCGGGCTCCGGCGGCGGGTCCGGCCATCCGGACAAGGCGACCGCGGGCGTGCTCGACTGGACCGGCGGCCAGGTGATCGTCGTGCTCGCCGGCCTCGTGATGATCGGCGTCGGGGCGTACCAGGGGTACAAGGGCGTCTCGCGCAACTTCCTCGAGGACTCGAAGACCGAGCGGATGACGCCGGAGACCGAGCGCGCGTTCACCGTGCTCGGCGTCGTCGGGCACCTCGCGCGGATGGTCGTGTTCGTACTGATCGGGTGGTTCCTGATCCGGGCCGCGATCGACTTCGACCCCAACAAGGCGGTCGGGCTCGACGGGGCGCTGGCCAAGCTCGCGCACAACTCGTACGGCCCGGTTCTGCTCGGCATCGTCGCGGCCGGGCTGATCGCCTTCGGCTGCTACTCGCTGGCCGACGCCCGCTACCGCCGCATCTGA
- a CDS encoding HAD-IIA family hydrolase, protein MRLEDARGFVFDLDGTLVQRGREGLVVIDGAREVLAAIRTSGRPIVVCTNASHVTPGTIAEELREVGLRVSGEEVVTPPCSAISYLRANHPGVPVQVFAPQVTRERMVAEGIDVLSANGDGPQAGAVFVAHGESVDFGVIERAARAVIAGAPLLTASYVSAYAGADGPIFSRGAMLTAALAKATGAAPRIVGKPSQASLDEISGRMGGIPAAELAIVGDDVALEVELGHIGGSYTVLVRSGMTGGLDLTQAPDRHRPHETVDTVAELLPRLRP, encoded by the coding sequence GTGCGTCTTGAGGACGCCCGCGGGTTCGTCTTCGACCTCGACGGGACGCTCGTCCAGCGCGGCCGCGAGGGGCTCGTCGTCATCGACGGCGCCCGCGAGGTGCTCGCCGCGATCCGTACGAGCGGCCGGCCGATCGTCGTCTGCACGAACGCCAGCCACGTGACGCCGGGCACGATCGCCGAGGAGCTGCGCGAGGTCGGCCTCCGGGTGTCCGGTGAGGAGGTCGTGACGCCCCCGTGCAGCGCGATCTCCTACCTGCGGGCGAACCACCCGGGGGTGCCGGTGCAGGTCTTCGCGCCGCAGGTCACGCGCGAGCGCATGGTGGCCGAGGGCATCGACGTCCTCTCGGCCAACGGCGACGGGCCGCAGGCGGGCGCGGTCTTCGTGGCGCACGGCGAGAGCGTCGACTTCGGCGTCATCGAGCGCGCGGCCCGGGCGGTCATCGCCGGCGCTCCGCTGCTGACCGCGAGCTACGTGTCGGCGTATGCGGGGGCCGACGGCCCGATCTTCAGCCGCGGGGCGATGCTCACCGCGGCGCTGGCGAAGGCGACCGGGGCGGCGCCGCGCATCGTCGGCAAGCCCTCGCAGGCGAGCCTCGACGAGATCAGCGGCCGCATGGGCGGCATCCCGGCGGCGGAGCTGGCGATCGTCGGCGATGACGTCGCGCTCGAGGTGGAGCTCGGCCACATCGGCGGGTCCTACACGGTGCTCGTGCGCAGCGGGATGACCGGCGGTCTCGATCTCACACAAGCCCCGGACCGCCACCGGCCGCACGAGACGGTCGACACCGTCGCCGAACTGCTGCCGCGCCTCAGGCCTTGA